Proteins encoded in a region of the Flavobacterium sp. MDT1-60 genome:
- the nagB gene encoding glucosamine-6-phosphate deaminase — protein MKSALEIKPDISYKSAGKFEETRFEKIHNEIFKSSAEASVIVAHEIAQLIRSKQEKNKSCVLGLATGSSPIKVYEELVRMHREEGLSFSNVITFNLDEYYPMTKENNQSYHYFMHQHLFNHIDIKPENVNIPDGTVAIDELNQYCIDYEMNIKSAGGLDFQLLGIGRTGHVGFNEPGSHINSGTRIITLDHITRVDASSDFNGIDNVPKRAITMGVSTIMRSKRIVLMAWGQNKADIIKRTIQGDISSEVPATFLQNHPNATFVLDQSAAVELTRFKTPWLVGECIWTQELKSKAIVWLCQKTKQSILKLTDRDYNNNGMSDLLAQEGSAYDLNINMFNVLQHTITGWPGGKPNTDDSHRPERANPAKKRVILFSPHPDDDVISMGGTFSKLIKQGHDVHVVYQTSGNIAVTDDEALKFAEVAKDFIGEAGSGINFKSVIEFLNKKSENQIDSLEVRKLKGLIRRRESYAATRYIGLKDENTHFLDLPFYETGQVKKNPLGPEDIAIVKDIIAKIKPHQVFAAGDLADPHGTHEVCLNAIFAAMKELKPEKYMDDCWLWLYRGAWHEWDIHEIDMAVPLSPSEVLLKRHAILYHQSQKDRVMFQGNDSREFWVRAEDRNKNTAILYDELGLAEYEAIEAFKRFDY, from the coding sequence ATGAAAAGTGCTTTAGAAATAAAACCTGATATTAGCTATAAAAGTGCAGGGAAATTTGAAGAAACCCGATTTGAAAAAATCCACAATGAGATCTTCAAAAGTTCTGCAGAAGCTTCAGTAATTGTAGCGCATGAAATCGCTCAGTTAATTAGATCTAAACAAGAAAAAAATAAATCTTGTGTATTAGGTTTAGCAACAGGTTCTTCTCCTATAAAAGTATATGAGGAATTAGTTAGAATGCACAGAGAAGAAGGACTAAGTTTTAGCAATGTAATCACTTTTAATTTGGATGAATATTATCCGATGACAAAAGAGAACAATCAGAGCTATCATTATTTCATGCATCAGCACCTTTTTAATCATATTGATATAAAGCCTGAAAATGTAAATATTCCTGACGGTACAGTAGCAATTGATGAATTAAATCAATACTGTATCGATTACGAAATGAATATTAAAAGCGCCGGAGGTCTTGATTTTCAATTATTAGGTATCGGACGTACAGGTCACGTAGGTTTCAATGAACCGGGATCTCACATTAACTCTGGTACAAGAATTATTACATTGGATCATATTACAAGAGTAGATGCTTCATCTGACTTTAATGGTATTGATAACGTTCCAAAAAGAGCGATTACCATGGGAGTTTCTACGATCATGAGATCAAAAAGAATCGTATTAATGGCTTGGGGACAAAACAAAGCCGATATCATCAAAAGAACTATTCAGGGTGATATCAGTTCAGAAGTTCCTGCTACATTTTTACAAAATCATCCAAATGCAACTTTCGTATTAGATCAGTCTGCAGCGGTAGAATTAACGCGTTTTAAAACACCTTGGTTAGTTGGAGAATGTATCTGGACACAAGAATTAAAAAGCAAAGCGATTGTTTGGTTATGCCAAAAAACAAAACAATCTATTTTAAAATTAACAGACAGGGATTACAACAACAACGGAATGTCTGATCTTTTGGCACAAGAAGGTTCTGCTTATGATTTGAACATTAATATGTTCAATGTATTACAGCATACCATCACAGGATGGCCAGGTGGAAAACCAAATACAGATGATTCACATCGTCCGGAAAGAGCCAATCCTGCAAAAAAACGAGTAATTCTTTTTAGTCCACATCCTGATGATGATGTGATTTCTATGGGAGGAACTTTTTCAAAATTGATAAAACAAGGTCACGATGTACATGTTGTATATCAAACCTCTGGAAATATAGCGGTTACAGATGACGAGGCATTAAAATTTGCTGAAGTTGCCAAAGATTTTATTGGTGAAGCAGGAAGTGGAATAAATTTCAAATCTGTTATTGAATTTTTGAATAAAAAATCAGAAAATCAAATCGATTCTTTAGAAGTTCGAAAATTAAAAGGACTAATCAGAAGAAGAGAATCTTATGCCGCAACAAGATACATTGGCTTAAAAGATGAAAATACACATTTTCTGGATCTTCCTTTTTATGAAACAGGACAAGTGAAGAAAAATCCGCTAGGGCCGGAAGATATTGCTATCGTAAAAGATATTATCGCTAAAATAAAACCACACCAGGTATTTGCTGCCGGAGATCTTGCCGATCCACACGGAACACATGAAGTTTGTCTTAATGCTATTTTCGCAGCCATGAAAGAATTGAAGCCAGAAAAATATATGGATGATTGCTGGTTATGGTTGTACCGAGGAGCCTGGCATGAATGGGATATTCATGAAATTGATATGGCCGTTCCGCTTTCTCCATCAGAAGTATTATTAAAACGTCATGCAATTTTATATCACCAGTCTCAAAAAGACAGGGTTATGTTTCAAGGAAACGATTCAAGAGAATTTTGGGTTAGGGCAGAAGACCGTAATAAAAATACAGCCATCTTATACGATGAACTAGGTTTGGCAGAATACGAAGCAATTGAAGCCTTCAAACGCTTTGATTACTAA